A stretch of the Clostridium botulinum genome encodes the following:
- a CDS encoding O-antigen ligase family protein has translation MTNTKDKSCLYLAIVIFIINVIPYCILDEGLSSAILLLIGTSYIIINKYKIFADGYVLILICITILCVVSLRQSNNIFLSLEGIFTYLCGIIFYILFFHLKYKKEQIYDYFVYFFSMGVFISILYQGIYMNKRIYGNIGYANTYGILMVLILCVNTIRENNNFRNLIEYVLISGILYTGSRYTLVFSCIFIFFQTMVKFKMLYDNKVTINFILAIITYTLCSKVGGMAIILMPPIIYLIYYINDNIGSKNKKIFSLSLMTVILFIIYFSKAQLFLRLKNISINTPVLQERFIYYEDSIKAILSNMFGFGINSFQYRQYGIQSAFYDVKYIHNSLIQHIFDLGVLGGVLFIVLFVYGLVYINKTIKDDKKIYYVLMYLSIYAHSMLDFDFSFSTVIIIISMIFALNKKENENKELKHKLSYSINFLIGIFSVYFICCNGSNFLGNIYESNQQFKLAERFYKLNETLTFGKNFETYMFLAQVSKGNDRINNLIKAEKLNPYDPRIKLNMAFLYEKNNDFYNANKYYEKAIGIEKFYKDIYIKYLSFLQKSYKATKNKMFLDNQQTLKKLYEKNFEKLNGKSKYMKNQLPQNFNEVVKKVTN, from the coding sequence ATGACAAATACAAAAGATAAGAGCTGTTTGTATTTAGCAATAGTTATTTTTATTATTAATGTTATACCATATTGTATTTTAGATGAAGGATTATCAAGTGCTATACTTTTATTAATAGGGACTAGTTATATAATTATAAATAAGTATAAAATTTTTGCAGATGGATATGTATTAATTTTAATATGTATTACTATACTTTGCGTTGTTTCACTAAGGCAAAGTAATAACATATTTTTATCTTTAGAAGGAATATTTACGTACTTATGTGGAATTATTTTTTACATTTTATTTTTTCACTTAAAGTATAAAAAGGAACAAATCTATGATTATTTTGTATATTTCTTTTCAATGGGAGTTTTTATATCTATTTTATATCAAGGAATATATATGAATAAACGTATATATGGCAATATAGGATATGCAAATACTTATGGAATATTGATGGTTTTAATACTTTGTGTAAATACTATAAGAGAAAATAATAATTTTAGAAATTTAATAGAGTACGTTTTAATAAGTGGGATTTTATACACAGGTTCTAGATATACGTTAGTATTTTCATGTATATTTATATTTTTTCAAACTATGGTTAAATTTAAAATGCTTTATGATAATAAAGTAACAATTAATTTTATTTTAGCAATAATAACATATACTTTATGCTCAAAAGTAGGGGGAATGGCAATTATACTTATGCCACCTATAATATATTTAATTTATTACATTAATGATAACATAGGGTCAAAAAACAAAAAAATATTTAGCTTAAGTTTAATGACGGTAATATTATTTATTATATATTTTTCAAAGGCACAATTATTTTTAAGACTAAAAAACATTTCTATTAATACCCCCGTATTACAAGAAAGATTTATTTATTATGAAGATTCAATAAAAGCTATTTTATCTAATATGTTTGGATTTGGTATAAATTCATTTCAGTATAGACAGTATGGAATACAATCAGCATTTTATGATGTTAAATATATTCATAATTCTTTAATTCAACATATTTTTGATTTAGGAGTTTTAGGAGGAGTATTATTTATAGTTTTGTTTGTATATGGACTAGTATATATAAATAAAACTATAAAGGATGATAAAAAGATTTACTATGTACTTATGTATTTAAGCATTTATGCACATAGTATGTTAGATTTTGATTTTTCATTTTCTACAGTAATTATAATAATATCTATGATATTTGCATTAAATAAAAAAGAGAATGAGAATAAAGAATTAAAGCACAAGCTAAGTTATAGTATAAATTTTTTAATAGGAATATTTTCAGTATATTTTATATGTTGTAACGGATCAAATTTTTTAGGAAATATATATGAAAGTAATCAACAATTTAAATTAGCAGAAAGATTTTATAAATTAAATGAAACTTTAACCTTTGGAAAAAATTTTGAAACATATATGTTTTTAGCACAGGTTTCAAAAGGTAATGATAGAATAAATAATTTAATTAAAGCTGAAAAATTAAACCCGTATGATCCTAGGATTAAGTTAAACATGGCATTTTTATACGAAAAAAATAATGATTTTTATAACGCAAATAAATATTACGAAAAGGCTATCGGTATAGAAAAATTTTATAAAGATATATACATTAAGTACTTGAGTTTTTTGCAAAAATCATATAAAGCAACTAAGAATAAAATGTTTTTGGACAATCAACAAACTTTAAAAAAGTTATATGAGAAAAATTTTGAAAAGTTAAATGGTAAATCTAAGTATATGAAAAATCAACTACCACAAAATTTTAATGAGGTTGTAAAAAAGGTAACAAATTAA
- a CDS encoding YIP1 family protein produces the protein MNKEKKFFYSPWITIWTNPRETITNLKDTTSEIMILLLSILGSISIELYFKELTEVGILSGGIESVILQCIRNGIITGIVSIYLSGKISHILGKYMGGISSFKEIRVTLAWSQVPLIYALILHVIKIAIFKQEIFMASSEIIDGSMILSVLIRLFIILDIVIGIKQLIIFLKCISEVQGFKEDDGLGKAAKCTLIPFAIWICTIGMMISVLSVIFS, from the coding sequence ATGAATAAAGAAAAAAAATTTTTTTATAGTCCATGGATTACTATTTGGACAAATCCTAGAGAGACTATTACAAATCTTAAAGATACTACATCAGAAATAATGATATTACTTTTAAGTATATTAGGAAGTATTAGTATTGAGTTATATTTCAAAGAACTTACAGAGGTGGGGATTTTATCAGGCGGAATAGAGTCCGTTATATTACAGTGTATAAGGAATGGAATTATAACAGGAATAGTTTCAATATACTTATCAGGAAAGATATCTCATATATTAGGGAAATATATGGGAGGTATATCATCTTTCAAGGAAATAAGAGTAACATTAGCATGGTCACAAGTTCCATTAATATATGCTTTGATTTTACATGTTATAAAAATTGCAATATTTAAACAAGAAATATTTATGGCTAGTTCAGAAATTATAGATGGTAGTATGATTTTATCTGTACTTATAAGATTATTTATTATATTGGATATAGTTATTGGTATTAAGCAATTAATTATATTTTTGAAATGTATAAGTGAGGTTCAAGGATTTAAAGAAGATGATGGGCTTGGAAAAGCAGCAAAATGTACATTGATTCCGTTTGCAATTTGGATATGTACTATAGGTATGATGATTTCTGTATTATCGGTTATTTTTAGTTAA
- a CDS encoding NEAT domain-containing protein: MDKNKTGKSIGVAVTSLLILGGISQQQVYANTNEVNKSIVNISKSNGESKNEKWIAVKTLPEIKNCDIGKFYTDHEKYRFSFNLAMYSEVMKDYMKNISEISVNNVLHKKTYEITEDNQYGYNSFGLEISKNSFAKEENILIIKSKGYNTTKVRVKKDGTILEQLEQEEIPNIVNTGNVSTTGGTAPENNIKPQKNKDKAKDSEKNTDKDTSVSSNNKIKVTKDLPDGTYTIGFKSYKVENEKESSMLGGFFDKNIKLEVKDGKIKLTLLHTTMANLLLDLRMESNGLYPESKLNYYKNTDMKTVEMEVSDLTKPHLCAVLVTAMGGRQMDIGDISKYKVAKIVFDTEVSKGWNEFKASAEKNKSNELTKLLVDKGFDTNSDGEVTDEEIKNYPYDTIELNDSKLKNISRLKNLGKNIKFLNLSCNKIEKLDQELFKNMINLETLYLQANEIKELPSGLFDSLTKLKELKLSTNKLTTLPEGIFDNLTSLEELDLDKNKLNFLPKDIFKNLTSLKNIGMNENNLTEIPEDFKYLKSLEGIYMASNSIEKIPAFLSKLPNLKRIYISNNLIYDVSDEFFNNIKNIKVLNVKDNLITKVPNNIKDLLSESSSNNLMLNNLKTIPDFSEDEVKDLYPQKNITDLTLKAENGNISWTQKLSLVDLICWTRANQIYTQDIRNVEEYKAYLNGRTPKEILDSQGYMWNVVTQIQRKDENGKYITIETIEDYSKEDSDGLFRDEDMKKGTEYRIVKRLYGSDAEPFIIEISHIANAVATSNTVIHKPSVNSQQGTVDVKILKENNDDNSMSGVYFGREDNADGTIKKEAKVLYIKRDGKNYIQVKSLAIDWMREININVDGKKVQPVIKEIGDTTVMGMNHKGATIEFEVPSLDSKIVFNMFVVPMNSNVAFRMVPVKSQLSAKPEETNIAEKPNVKPEVPKDTEKFIIKKEKPAVYEAKVVLAEANKGNEKAIKKYVDVDQKINVEVKDKQEYMTIKLKGKQQNIKRIKVDGKVSEFQVVGEEVGKVNRFAVSNEAINPKAEKNEESTTVRFKIPNEKVNVEIIMHDEAENKDVSFAIKLKEDTIKEVKDGSKPVVKPINITSSTSHNHHKHKKHRKESKEDDTVRPSEQVKDDKKDDTIVSKDTNIKEDGNNDAKPNNDAKDNNKKDDNLKDNKDTKKDKEDKKGNNASEKKEPNDIKNNKNVQSEKDVSKEVKTENKKDQKQNKVTSKEKLGSTKKVESKSNKKATEIKEKKLPQTGMPFGSGLLATIGSTLSGLGVVLMRKNRKNKK, encoded by the coding sequence ATGGATAAAAATAAGACGGGAAAATCAATTGGAGTTGCTGTAACTAGTCTTTTGATATTAGGGGGAATTAGTCAACAACAAGTATATGCAAATACAAATGAAGTAAATAAATCTATAGTTAATATTAGTAAAAGTAATGGTGAATCCAAAAATGAAAAGTGGATTGCTGTAAAAACTCTTCCTGAAATTAAAAATTGTGATATTGGAAAATTTTACACTGATCATGAAAAGTATAGATTTAGTTTTAACCTAGCTATGTATAGTGAAGTAATGAAAGATTATATGAAAAATATTTCTGAAATTTCTGTAAATAATGTTCTACATAAAAAGACTTATGAAATAACAGAAGACAATCAATATGGTTATAATTCTTTTGGACTTGAAATTAGTAAAAATTCCTTTGCAAAAGAAGAAAATATATTAATTATAAAATCAAAGGGATATAATACTACAAAAGTAAGAGTAAAAAAAGATGGAACAATTTTAGAACAGTTAGAACAAGAAGAAATACCTAATATAGTCAACACAGGAAATGTATCGACAACAGGTGGTACTGCTCCAGAAAATAATATTAAGCCTCAAAAAAACAAGGATAAGGCTAAAGATAGTGAAAAAAATACAGATAAGGATACTTCGGTTTCTAGTAATAATAAAATAAAGGTAACTAAAGATTTACCAGATGGAACTTATACAATAGGATTTAAATCTTACAAGGTAGAAAATGAGAAAGAAAGTTCTATGTTAGGTGGATTTTTTGATAAAAATATAAAATTAGAAGTAAAAGATGGAAAAATTAAATTAACGTTATTACATACAACAATGGCAAATCTGTTATTAGATTTAAGAATGGAAAGTAATGGATTATACCCAGAATCTAAGTTGAATTACTATAAAAATACAGACATGAAAACAGTAGAAATGGAAGTAAGTGATTTAACAAAACCTCATTTATGTGCAGTTCTTGTTACAGCTATGGGTGGAAGACAAATGGATATTGGAGATATAAGTAAGTATAAAGTAGCTAAAATAGTATTTGATACAGAAGTTTCTAAGGGATGGAATGAATTTAAAGCTAGTGCAGAGAAAAATAAAAGTAATGAATTAACAAAACTTTTAGTTGATAAAGGATTTGATACAAATTCAGATGGAGAAGTAACTGATGAAGAAATAAAAAATTACCCATATGATACAATTGAATTAAATGATTCAAAATTAAAAAATATTTCAAGGTTAAAAAATTTAGGGAAGAATATTAAATTTCTTAATTTAAGTTGTAATAAGATTGAGAAGTTAGATCAAGAATTATTTAAAAATATGATTAATTTAGAGACATTATATTTACAAGCTAATGAAATTAAGGAGTTACCATCTGGATTATTTGATAGTTTAACAAAGCTAAAAGAATTAAAACTATCTACAAATAAACTAACAACTTTACCTGAGGGGATATTTGACAATTTGACTAGTTTAGAAGAATTAGATCTCGATAAAAATAAGTTAAATTTTTTACCAAAAGATATATTTAAAAATCTTACATCATTAAAAAATATAGGAATGAATGAAAATAATCTAACTGAAATACCAGAGGATTTTAAATACTTAAAATCTTTAGAAGGAATATATATGGCATCAAATTCTATAGAAAAAATTCCTGCTTTTTTAAGTAAATTACCAAATTTAAAAAGAATTTATATATCAAATAATTTAATATATGATGTGTCAGATGAATTTTTTAATAATATAAAAAATATAAAAGTTTTAAATGTTAAAGATAATTTAATAACAAAAGTACCTAATAATATAAAAGATTTATTGTCAGAATCTTCATCAAATAATTTAATGCTTAATAATTTAAAAACTATTCCTGATTTTAGTGAAGATGAAGTTAAAGATTTATATCCTCAAAAAAATATCACTGATTTAACATTGAAAGCAGAAAATGGTAATATTTCTTGGACTCAAAAGTTATCTTTAGTAGATTTAATTTGTTGGACAAGAGCAAATCAAATTTATACACAAGATATAAGAAACGTAGAGGAGTATAAAGCATATTTAAATGGGAGAACACCTAAAGAGATTTTAGATAGTCAAGGGTATATGTGGAATGTAGTAACTCAAATTCAACGTAAAGATGAAAATGGCAAGTATATAACTATTGAAACTATAGAAGATTATAGTAAAGAAGATTCAGATGGATTATTTAGAGATGAAGATATGAAAAAAGGAACAGAATATAGAATTGTAAAAAGATTATATGGGTCAGATGCGGAACCATTTATTATAGAAATTTCACATATAGCCAATGCAGTAGCTACTAGTAATACGGTAATTCATAAACCTAGTGTTAATTCACAACAAGGAACAGTAGATGTAAAGATATTGAAAGAAAATAATGATGATAATTCAATGTCTGGAGTTTACTTTGGAAGAGAAGATAATGCTGATGGAACTATAAAGAAAGAAGCTAAAGTATTATATATAAAAAGGGATGGTAAAAATTACATTCAAGTTAAATCATTAGCTATAGATTGGATGAGAGAAATAAATATAAATGTTGATGGAAAAAAAGTACAACCAGTAATTAAAGAAATTGGTGACACAACCGTAATGGGGATGAATCATAAGGGTGCTACTATAGAATTTGAAGTTCCGAGTTTAGATTCTAAGATAGTATTTAATATGTTTGTTGTACCTATGAATTCTAATGTTGCATTTAGAATGGTTCCAGTTAAATCACAACTAAGTGCAAAACCAGAAGAAACTAATATTGCAGAAAAGCCAAATGTAAAACCAGAAGTACCAAAGGATACAGAAAAATTTATAATAAAAAAAGAAAAACCAGCAGTATATGAAGCAAAAGTTGTATTAGCTGAAGCAAATAAAGGAAATGAAAAAGCAATAAAAAAATATGTAGATGTAGATCAAAAAATAAACGTAGAAGTAAAAGATAAACAAGAATATATGACAATAAAGTTAAAAGGTAAACAACAAAATATTAAAAGAATAAAAGTAGATGGAAAAGTATCGGAATTTCAAGTTGTAGGTGAGGAAGTAGGAAAGGTAAATAGATTTGCAGTATCAAATGAAGCAATAAATCCTAAAGCAGAAAAAAATGAAGAAAGTACTACAGTAAGATTCAAGATACCAAATGAAAAAGTAAATGTAGAAATAATAATGCATGATGAAGCAGAAAATAAAGATGTTAGTTTTGCAATTAAATTAAAAGAAGATACTATAAAAGAAGTAAAAGATGGTTCAAAACCAGTTGTAAAACCAATCAATATAACAAGTAGTACAAGTCACAATCATCATAAACACAAAAAACATAGAAAAGAAAGTAAAGAAGATGATACAGTAAGGCCTAGTGAACAAGTAAAAGACGATAAGAAAGATGATACTATAGTGTCTAAAGATACTAATATAAAAGAAGATGGAAATAATGATGCTAAGCCAAATAATGATGCAAAAGACAATAATAAAAAAGATGATAATTTAAAAGACAATAAAGATACTAAAAAAGATAAAGAAGACAAAAAAGGTAATAATGCTAGTGAAAAGAAAGAACCTAATGATATTAAAAATAATAAAAATGTTCAAAGTGAAAAAGATGTTTCTAAAGAAGTAAAAACAGAAAACAAAAAAGATCAGAAACAAAATAAAGTAACTAGCAAAGAAAAATTAGGAAGTACTAAGAAGGTAGAAAGCAAGTCTAATAAAAAAGCTACAGAAATAAAAGAAAAGAAATTGCCACAAACAGGTATGCCATTTGGAAGTGGACTATTAGCTACAATAGGAAGTACTTTATCTGGACTTGGAGTTGTATTAATGAGAAAAAATAGAAAGAATAAAAAATAG